A genomic region of Rhipicephalus sanguineus isolate Rsan-2018 chromosome 1, BIME_Rsan_1.4, whole genome shotgun sequence contains the following coding sequences:
- the LOC119371905 gene encoding malonyl-CoA-acyl carrier protein transacylase, mitochondrial: MGRHLLQYPNVSEMYERASDILNYDLQLLCLEGPKEQLDKTVHCQAAVLVTSLAAVERLRATQPWAIENCVAAAGFSVGEYAALVFSQSISFEDAVRLVKIRGEAMQAASEMVPSGLMTVFLLTTAKASFICKLAKEWCIRKGIEDPICSVANYLFPHCKVIGGHEEALKFIELNARDLGIKKMKRLPVSGAFHTALMKPARAPLAKALQAVHINAPRIMTHSNLDGMAYRNPDEIRRKLEEQMMMPVKWEQLIQVVYSREVGEEFPRTFECGPGTTLRAVLKNVNGKAWNVSESISA, from the exons ATGGGCCGCCACCTGCTCCAGTACCCCAATGTGAGTGAAATGTATGAGCGTGCCAGTGACATCCTCAACTACGATCTGCAGCTTCTTTGCCTTGAGGGCCCCAAGGAGCAGCTCGACAAGACTGTCCACTGCCAGGCAGCTGTGCTGGTCACTTCACTGGCAGCTGTAGAGCGTCTGCGAGCCACCCAGCCGTGG GCCATTGAAAACTGTGTTGCTGCAGCTGGTTTCAGTGTTGGAGAATATGCAGCCCTTGTGTTTAGCCAGTCCATTTCCTTTGAGGATG CCGTGCGGCTGGTAAAAATTCGAGGAGAAGCAATGCAAGCAGCCTCTGAAATGGTACCAAGTGGCTTGATGACTGTCTTCCTGCTGACGACGGCCAAAGCGAGCTTTATATGCAAGCTTGCTAAGGAATGGTGCATTCGCAAGGGTATTGAAGACCCAATATGTAGTGTGGCAAACTACTTATTTCCTCATTGCAAGGTCATTGGAGGTCATGAAGAG GCACTGAAGTTTATCGAGTTGAACGCTCGTGATCTCGGCATAAAAAAGATGAAGCGGTTGCCCGTGAGTGGAGCATTTCACACTGCACTTATGAAACCGGCTCGTGCACCCCTGGCCAAAGCTCTGCAAGCCGTGCACATAAATGCACCACGCATTATGACCCACTCCAACCTTGATGGGATGGCCTACCGCAACCCGGATGAAATACGCCGCAAGTTAGAGGAGCAAATG ATGATGCCAGTCAAGTGGGAACAACTTATTCAAGTGGTTTATAGCCGAGAAGTTGGTGAAGAGTTCCCTCGGACATTTGAATGTGGCCCTGGTACCACACTGAGAGCTGTGCTCAAGAATGTGAATGGCAAGGCTTGGAATGTCTCCGAAAGTATCAGTGCTTGA